One region of Malania oleifera isolate guangnan ecotype guangnan chromosome 6, ASM2987363v1, whole genome shotgun sequence genomic DNA includes:
- the LOC131157213 gene encoding large ribosomal subunit protein bL35c: MASAVVTLCSGLSFSQSSSLSSSVRASHRVAQLKPFCKMNSLKLSSSHNISGPCSVLTQRLCTISPPRERPPSPTVFATKGYKMKTHKASAKRFRVTGNGKIVRRGAGKQHLLYKKSKRRKLRLSKMHPVSRRDYGNVTGAMPYLKVNRQAK, from the exons ATGGCGTCTGCCGTTGTGACGCTGTGCTCCGGTTTGAGCTTTTCTCAATCTTCGTCGCTTTCGTCTTCCGTTAGAGCCTCTCATAGGGTTGCTCAGCTCAAACCCTTTTGCAAGATGAACTCGCTGAAGCTGAGTTCGTCTCATAACATTTCTGGCCCCTGCTCTGTCCTTACCCAAAGGCTTTGTACGATTTCTCCTCCACGTGAACGCCCTCCATCTCCCACAGTCTTCGCTACAAAAGGCTACAAAATGAAAACCCataag GCTTCCGCTAAGAGGTTCAGGGTAACGGGTAATGGGAAGATCGTGCGTAGAGGTGCTGGAAAGCAGCATTTACTTTATAAGAAGAGCAAGAGAAGGAAGTTACGACTCTCTAAAATG CACCCAGTTAGCCGGAGGGATTATGGCAATGTCACTGGTGCCATGCCGTATTTAAAGGTAAATAGGCAGGCTAAGTAG